A window of Glycine soja cultivar W05 chromosome 13, ASM419377v2, whole genome shotgun sequence genomic DNA:
TCTGGGTTTGAGCGTGGACGATAGAATGAGGTTATGCCACAGATTTTACAGAATGTGTGCTTTGCAGTGTGAGTGCCGAAAGTGTAAGTTGTAAGAAACTTCTCAGAATCTCCCAAAAGCTCAAAATTGTTAGCTGGTACAATGAAATGAGTATTGGCTCTCATGTAGCAGGTTGAGCAGTTGCAATCCCATGCCACAACACTCGAAGGAGCAACCACTTTCCACCTTACACTCTTACAGTGGCAGCCTCCAGTATGCACCACTTTTTCAACATCCATTTCAGGGTTGTAAACAACCAATGATCATAAATGAAATGCTGGCTTCTGGAGTCACAGGCTCCTGTCAACTAAGTTTGAAATGCGCAGAGACTCAGTCAAAAAAAGACTGAAATTGGtgtcataaattaaaatgggaaaaatgtgtttttagtccctatatttTCAATCAAATGTACTCAAGGTCCTTGGACTTTCATATGATGAATTTTGTCCTCAAACTTCAAAACATGGATTAGTCCTTTCTAACTTCAAAAAACATGATGAATTCTTAGAGAGGGGGACTAAGTCCACATTTTTATAAAGTTTGAGAACCAAATTACCTTGACCATATTTgactaaaaacccatttttccCAATTAAATTAACTTGGGAACAATTTGGAATCATCCATAAAACATGCATAAACATATACTAAGAAAGCCTTCAGATGCAAATTCAGTACCAATTGGATTCTGctcaaacataaattttttgtaGATGTTGAACTTCAGGAAAGGGGTGATCGTGTGTTCATGACAAATGCTCATGTTGCAAACAAGTTACAGATTTTGTTCCccaagaaacagaaaaaaaggAGGGTGAGGGATCAAAGATAAAAGGATTTGCATTTTACAGATCAAAGTGAGGAATTCAGTGAGGCTCGCATAAATTAAacatggatttttatttttcagatgAATAAATCTCCAATTTAACAGAATGGAAAGGAATAAGATTTTGGAGTATACTTCGTGACTTAATTAGGTTTCAAGATTAGGACCTAAGGAAGGTACGGAGTATGCACAGAAAAGTTCAACTAACAATCAGATAAATATTCAACATATAATCAGTAAACATCTTTATAATGACCGAACAGATTGGATTATACACATCATATGCATTCTCCCTCATAAATGGCCACATGCTGAGAGTGTGTTTCCACTGAGACAACTATGTGGCACTGAGGCAGCAACAATTTCCCTTCATAAACTACAATAACTCGGTATTCTCCCCCTTCCAAATTTTACAagcacataaacatcaatgccatctatctatttgtGAGCAAAACATATTATCACAAATTAATCACAATGGTGGCACCATATATTCATACCACACTTTAAAGGAAGAACTTTCCATAAACATCTTGAATTTGTTTTAAGCCACAACCAGCCATCTCTCAACCTCTATCAAATTTTCAACTATCACTAACTCTAGGAAATAAATAACCATAGATAGATGGCAAGAGAATAAGAAAGCAGCTAAATTTGCAAAGTTATTGCTCAACAAAAGGGAGAATCATTAACAATTACAGGAACTAAATAAAAGACTCTTAACAATTTTTCACGATGAGATCAGATATGCTCACCTTATTTGCAGGATGGCCGGCTTGCAATCACCTTTGACAGCTTAAGCTTTAGATTAGATGAAGACAACAatgccatttttatttttatacccaAAAAATGGACACACACACTTATAATATACTTCTAGTAAGTACCCGTGAGATTGCACGGGTTGCATTTTTGGATtttataattcataaaaatgttatttgtatGTGTatctataaaaatatgtaaaaatatataataaatttaaaataaaaataatatatatatatatatatgaataaaatcataaacacagtttattattgataatgtaaagttattatcaattaatatatatatttaaataatttcgtGTTCTAAATAGGAATGACAAAAATACTAGTATCCgcagataagataaaatttgcgACAGATTAAAGATAGATAGATACTTGCAAATAACTTAGACAGGTATATTCGATAACCATTAAATATCAAGGTACCCACCCAACGTACTCGTTAAATActcattataataaaattacttatatgtttttatttaaataatttgtttatacTTATGAGATCAAATTGTTTtagtttattatcttttattttgactTATGAGATTGaagcattttaaatatttaaataaaattatttaaaaattgtgtAGAGTAAttgtacaaaattaataattgaataattttagttttggtcTCTTTAACCTATTTTCTTATGAAAAtgttaaaatcaataaaaattatagttaaattgtatttttttcagtaaatattcataaatatctGCATATACTCTATGGAGAGAGATAgtgtactatatatatatatgaagagaGATAGTGTAATCTGATCTctcattatatattatatataaatatagctTTACCTTTAAACACAAAAATTGATACTATTTACaacaaaagtattaaaaaatattatgaatatatactttttatccgacacttgttaataaattttttaatttatattaaactatcttaataaatgttttatttgatttattttatagaataaattatttttaaatttttaaaagaggcttttaaaaaaaagagcagttattataaattatgaaatataaatttttataaataaatgatatgaaatagtgatataatataaataaaattgtagttattaatatatatatatatatatatatatatatatatataaatataaaaaagaagaaaaagaaataaaaatttatgaagTGGGTTTGAGAATAATATAGAAGAAGGGATGGGAAGGAGTACCTGAGAGTGAGAggtatgaagaagaagaagaaaaaaaagaaaaacaaaaaaaagaagatgaaataAAGCAAGAAAAGGTGTTAGgaaaagagtaaaaaatatgAGGAGAAGGGAAATAGTGACATGTggcaaaaagtttgttgacatCAGTTCGGGAGGACAAACTTTTATAATATAGTAAATAGAAGAATAGATGTATtaactttgaaatattttatatatctaaTCTGCCAAGTTAATAAAGCAACCTAGTTAAGACAAAACATTTACGCTAAATCTAACCCGTcggattagttttttttattctccaaATATATGCTTTTGTATGAATAATTTCTCTATTATTCTCCTTCGAGTTATTGAGTAACTCTTTTaaagtttttcttaaaataactcCATCCTACTTGTATTTGCAGCACAACTAGTTTTTGCTTCtgcattttgtaatttaattaattggaaaattttatttagcatGAGAACTTGAAACTAAGGTTACATAATCTGCtcctgaatttttatttttattttatttttttggctaaAAATTTGTTAGTGATACTAAATTAAACGAATATAAATTAATGCTGGCCCATATGGGTCTAACTCTCTGGTAGCCCACATTTCTAAATGGGCCTTAAACTCCAGCTTTGATTCATTTCTAATGCGCAACTGGGCTGTGATAAATGGATAAGAGGATTATAAACCACAAATTGCAAAAGGATTCTCAAATTGGGAATTTATCCTTCAGTTTTAAACGGTGAAAGGATtctcaaaagatttttttttcttcacttttttttttttaaatctgcaATTTTCTATATTTCCATTCTTAGAGAGCCAGATAAATCGTAGATGAAGTCATAAAGAGGTAGAGAATAAATTGTGCCATTTCACTTTTCTAGCTAGCCCAACAACATCCATTGTAAACAATAGGGGTGTGAGTACACACACAGAATGAaagcaaaattaaataaaataataagtaatctatgttaagaaaaaataatgaagtaaaaattttatttttttggagttaaatttattttataactatataaaaaatatttttacattatttatttatttatttctactcTCTTTTTCACTCATCTAAATAAGCTgagatttttgttttacttcttttcttttacttttattcacatatttgatattttatattatgttttttcttttatttctttcctatCTACTTAGTGGGGCATTTGGTTATGTATGAAGACTTAGGTTCTATcctcattattgttattatactCTCAAAAAAATCTTCACTTCTAATCCAAAGAGAGCATAATTTATAAAGgtacataaaaatattatttaaataattaattttataatcgaAATATGCGTTAATCAAAACTCTATTTGAAATATGTTGATTATAATCTAAAAACAAAAggcaaataaatttgatatgtattggttaatttagttaactCATTTAAATACATTCATTGTGAGAGATGCGCCTATGAGCTCACCTATATATCAATATagacttcttttttttactgcaatatagacttattatttaatttcaaaatttacatataaattatcctaataaagtaaaaataagttaattcaAACTTAATTGTGctaacatattaaattaaaaactcagT
This region includes:
- the LOC114381158 gene encoding centromere protein V-like gives rise to the protein MDVEKVVHTGGCHCKSVRWKVVAPSSVVAWDCNCSTCYMRANTHFIVPANNFELLGDSEKFLTTYTFGTHTAKHTFCKICGITSFYRPRSNPDGVAVTFRCVDPGTLTHVEIRYFDGKNWDSAYTQTGISSYSKVEK